A section of the Euwallacea fornicatus isolate EFF26 unplaced genomic scaffold, ASM4011564v1 scaffold_70, whole genome shotgun sequence genome encodes:
- the LOC136349956 gene encoding uncharacterized protein: MAANRELRCLQINLDRGLLAMDLMFQVIRERNVDVVLGQEPCLAEGNLVRDSSDDVFIWLAPVVRVKSLHRDRGFVAAELDGITLVSAYFSPNRSTDDFTSWLDRLGGYVRGRDSRRVLIAGDLNAKSARLGSAVANAYGRVLEEYLDAAELVPINVGNGWDVRKQDRQVADRRDHCGNVCEWLGARMVSRGGNGEWKWPQVHLLSRQA; this comes from the coding sequence ATGGCGGCGAACAGGGAATTACGGTGCCTACAGATCAACCTGGACAGAGGACTTCTCGCGATGGACCTCATGTTCCAGGTGATCAGGGAAAGGAACGTCGACGTGGTGCTCGGTCAAGAGCCCTGCCTGGCCGAAGGGAACTTAGTACGGGACAGCAGCGACGACGTCTTCATCTGGCTAGCGCCGGTTGTCAGGGTGAAATCGCTTCACCGTGACCGGGGGTTTGTGGCTGCGGAGCTGGACGGGATCACTCTCGTCTCCGCGTACTTCTCGCCGAATCGGAGCACCGACGATTTCACGTCGTGGCTCGATCGGCTGGGGGGTTACGTCAGGGGACGTGACAGCAGGAGAGTCCTCATCGCCGGGGACCTGAACGCAAAGAGTGCGAGGTTAGGTTCTGCGGTGGCGAATGCCTACGGACGGGTCCTGGAGGAGTACCTGGACGCGGCAGAGCTCGTTCCCATCAACGTCGGGAACGGATGGGACGTTCGGAAACAGGATAGGCAGGTCGCTGATCGACGTGACCATTGCGGGAACGTATGTGAGTGGCTGGGTGCGAGAATGGTGAGTCGAGGTGGGAATGGAGAGTGGAAGTGGCCACAGGTACATCTCCTATCGCGTCAAGCGTGA